Below is a genomic region from Armatimonadota bacterium.
CAATCGCCATGGCTGTCCGTCATAGCAGAGGGTTTCGTGATGGGCATGGTCGTCGGCGGGTGGCCTGGCGTCCTCTCCGCGGCGGTCCCGTTCCTGCTGACGCCCGAGACAGTTCGCTGGCTCCACGGTATCGTGCTCGATTTCCGGCGGGGAGAGCGCTTCCTGGGTTACGCAGCCGTCCTCTACATCCTTCCCCTCCTGCTCGCGATCCATGTCGCCGCCGTCGCGGGAGCAGCGGCGAACAGGTGGATCCGACTTCGGCGAGGAGGTGGGCGCGGGTGACCTGGCGGGGATGCGTCGGCGTATTCCTGCTCATTGCGGCCTGCGGGTTGATGGCCCCCCGCACCGTCGCCGCAGGGACCAGCTGGGAAGCGCTCAAGGTCCACTATGAGCGGGAGGTCAGCCAGCATCCGACCAGTGTCGAGGGGCGCTTTCGACTGGCCGTCGTGTATGCGCACGAAGGCCGCCTTGTCGACGGGTGGCAGCAACTCAAACGGCTGGATCAGCTGATCGGCGGCGAGCCGGCTCGGACGCTCGCGGCCCGCCGATTCATTGAGGAGGCGCAGGCGTCGCTCCGGCAGGACCCCAGGGACGTCTTCGCGCTCTCCCGCCTCGCCATGGCGGCCTACTTCGCGGGTCGGAAGAACCTGGCCCTTGAGGCGATGCGCCGTGCTGCCGCGCTCGAGCCAAAACACTCGTGGACGCTCGGCTATGTCGGTTTCCTCTACGGGGAGCGACAGGACGTCGACCAGGCCATTGCCTGGTGGCAGCGCGGGGTGCGGGCCGACCCGCGGAATGCGGTGCTGCACTACCTCCTGGGGCTGGCCTACAGCCGCAAGGGAGACATGAAGCGGGCGGGGTACCACTTTGTCCTGGCCTATCGGGATCGGACCCTCTACGAGTACATCAAGGGGCAGCGCAACCTGTGAGGCACCGGGCTGTCGCCGCTGTCGCCGTGCTGGTCGTCCTCTTCGGGGCAGGCCTCGCGGCAGGTGGTGGGGTGGAGATCTCGGCTGCTGGCATGGAGGTGGACGGAAACACCGGACGGCTGATGGCCCGAGGCCGCGTGCGCGTCTCGGATGGCATCCGGACGCTGACGGGAGAGCTCCTGATAGCAAACCTGCGCACCGGGCTCGGCGTCCTCCGGGCCGGGCAGGTCAGGATTCCCGAAGGCGTCATGCAGGGCGCTCGCGTCGAGCTGGCGTTCACGCAGGCTCGGATCACCCGAATCGCCGCACAGGGTGACGCATCCTTCGAGACGCGTCGAGGCGTCATCTTCGCTGACCGTGTCGAGGTCGGGCTCAGCAGCGGCCGGCTCACAGCCACGGGCAGCGTGCGGGTGTTCGTCCCCCCGGACGTCGTGGCCTTCGGGTCGCGGCTCGTCTACGGTCGCCCTACGGGGCAGATTCGCATGGAGGGGCCGGTGCGGTTGCAGAGCGCACAGGGCCTCGTCACAGGCGACGTGCTGGAAGGATCCGAAGGTCTGCAGTGGGTGGTGATGCGCGGGGGAGTGCGGATCGAGTCTGCAGACCTGCGTGGCCGTGCGGACATCGCCCGGCTCTTCGCCCGGGAGCGGCGAGTCGTCCTGGAGGGCCGTGTGTTCGTGCAGCGGTCCCGGCAGTCGATGTGGGCTGACCGGGTCACGGTCTTCTACGGGACTCGGCGTGTCGTTGTGGAGGGTCTGCAACGTCTGCTCATAGAGGAGGAGCACCAGGAAACGGACTGAGCCGGAGCGTGC
It encodes:
- a CDS encoding tetratricopeptide repeat protein — protein: MTWRGCVGVFLLIAACGLMAPRTVAAGTSWEALKVHYEREVSQHPTSVEGRFRLAVVYAHEGRLVDGWQQLKRLDQLIGGEPARTLAARRFIEEAQASLRQDPRDVFALSRLAMAAYFAGRKNLALEAMRRAAALEPKHSWTLGYVGFLYGERQDVDQAIAWWQRGVRADPRNAVLHYLLGLAYSRKGDMKRAGYHFVLAYRDRTLYEYIKGQRNL